A single genomic interval of Alphaproteobacteria bacterium harbors:
- a CDS encoding histidinol-phosphate transaminase yields the protein MTAAHPLPKQGILDIKPYIGGEGRVAGITDLLRLASNENALGCSPKARDAYLACANDLFRYPDGAAAELRGALGKTYNMNPDNIICGSGSEELISLLVRAYAGPGDEVLFPQYGFLMYPICAKAVGATPVLAPENDFRTDVDALLKAVTPKTKMLLLANPNNPTGSYITREELKHLCEKVPPHVLILLDSAYAEFVQAADYSDGRDMVDAHPNVVMLRTFSKIYGLAALRLGWGYCSPEVAGVVNRVRGAFNVNAPAQAAGIAALADTDFLKRTIDMTTTGRTYLAENIGALGYRVLPSVGNFLLVEFGDNAEQIRLGLKDKGIFIRQMGAYNLPRHLRVTVGTADDNARLVNELKKLKG from the coding sequence ATGACCGCCGCACATCCGCTTCCCAAACAGGGCATCCTCGACATCAAGCCGTATATCGGCGGGGAGGGGCGTGTGGCGGGGATTACGGATCTGCTGCGGCTGGCATCGAATGAAAACGCGCTGGGTTGCAGCCCGAAAGCGCGCGATGCGTATCTCGCCTGCGCCAATGACCTGTTCCGCTATCCCGACGGTGCGGCGGCGGAACTGCGCGGCGCGCTTGGGAAGACATACAATATGAACCCCGACAATATCATCTGCGGTTCGGGTTCCGAAGAACTGATCTCCCTGCTCGTGCGCGCCTATGCGGGGCCGGGCGATGAAGTGTTGTTCCCGCAATACGGATTTTTGATGTACCCGATCTGCGCGAAAGCTGTCGGCGCAACGCCGGTGCTGGCGCCGGAAAACGATTTCCGCACCGATGTGGATGCGCTATTGAAGGCCGTCACGCCGAAAACGAAAATGCTGCTGCTGGCCAACCCGAACAACCCGACGGGCAGCTATATCACGCGCGAAGAACTGAAACACCTTTGCGAAAAAGTGCCGCCGCATGTGCTGATCCTGCTGGACAGCGCCTATGCGGAATTCGTGCAGGCCGCCGATTATTCCGATGGCCGCGACATGGTCGATGCGCATCCGAATGTGGTGATGCTGCGCACATTTTCGAAAATTTACGGGCTTGCGGCGCTGCGCCTCGGCTGGGGGTATTGCTCGCCAGAGGTTGCGGGCGTCGTCAACCGCGTGCGCGGCGCGTTCAACGTCAATGCGCCCGCACAGGCGGCGGGGATTGCGGCGCTGGCTGATACCGATTTCCTGAAACGCACGATCGACATGACCACCACAGGCCGCACATATCTTGCGGAAAATATCGGCGCGCTGGGATACCGCGTGCTGCCGTCGGTCGGTAACTTCCTGCTGGTCGAATTCGGCGATAACGCCGAACAGATACGGCTTGGGCTGAAGGATAAGGGTATTTTCATCCGCCAGATGGGGGCGTATAATCTGCCAAGGCACCTGCGCGTCACCGTCGGCACGGCTGACGACAATGCGCGGCTGGTGAATGAATTGAAAAAACTGAAGGGCTGA